In one window of Nicotiana tabacum cultivar K326 chromosome 12, ASM71507v2, whole genome shotgun sequence DNA:
- the LOC107807379 gene encoding fructose-1,6-bisphosphatase, cytosolic isoform X2, translating into MDHSADAHRTDLMTITRFVLNEQSKHPESRGDFSILLSHIVLGCKFVCTAVNKAGLAKLLGLAGETNVQAKDQKKLDVLSNEVFIKALVSSGRTCILVSEEDEEATFVEPAKRGKYCVVFDPLDGSSNIDCGVSIGTIFGIYMIKDGHEPTLDDVLQPGKNMLAAGYCMYGSSCTLVLSTGSGVNGFTLDPSLGEFILTHPDIKIPKKGKIYSVNEGNAKNWDGPTTKYVQNCKYPTDGSSPKSLRYIGSMVADVHRTLLYGGIFLYPADKKSPNGKLRVLYEVFPMSFLMEQAGGQSFTGKQRALDLVPKKIHERAPIFLGSYDDVEEIKKLYATEEQK; encoded by the exons ATGGATCACTCGGCGGATGCACATAGGACTGATTTGATGACCATAACGAGGTTTGTGTTGAATGAGCAGAGTAAACATCCTGAATCCCGTGGTGACTTCTCTATCTTGCTCAGTCACATTGTTCTTGGTTGCAAGTTCGTCTGCACTGCTGTTAACAAG GCAGGTCTGGCCAAACTCTTAGGGCTTGCCGGTGAAACGAATGTGCAGGCAA AAGATCAAAAGAAACTGGATGTACTCTCAAATGAAGTATTTATCAAGGCTTTGGTTAGCAGTGGCCGAACA TGCATTCTTGTCTCTGAAGAAGACGAAGAGGCTACATTTGTGGAGCCAGCTAAACGTGGAAA ATACTGTGTAGTTTTTGATCCTCTTGATGGATCCTCGAACATCGATTGTGGCGTTTCTATTGGAACG ATCTTTGGGATTTACATGATCAAAGATGGTCATGAACCAACACTAGATGATGTCTTGCAACCTGGGAAGAACATGTTAGCTGCTGGATACTGCATGTATGGAAGTTCTTGTACG CTAGTTTTGAGCACTGGATCTGGAGTTAATGGTTTTACCCTTGATCCCTCTCTTGGCGAGTTCATTCTAACTCATCCTGACATCAAG ATTCCTAAGAAAGGGAAGATCTATTCAGTAAATGAAGGGAATGCCAAGAACTGGGATGGTCCAACAACCAA ATATGTGCAGAATTGCAAGTACCCCACCGATGGTTCTTCACCAAAATCTTTGAGATATATTGGAAG CATGGTTGCTGATGTTCATCGTACATTACTCTATGGTGGTATCTTCTTGTATCCAGCAGATAAGAAAAGCCCCAATGGGAAGCTGAG GGTTCTATACGAAGTATTTCCCATGTCATTTCTGATGGAACAAGCAGGAGGCCAATCATTTACCGGGAAGCAGAGG GCACTTGACCTAGTTCCAAAGAAGATACACGAACGCGCTCCTATATTCCTTGGTAGTTATGATGACGTTGAAGAGATCAAAAAGCTTTATGCTACTGAAGAGCAGAAATGA
- the LOC107807379 gene encoding fructose-1,6-bisphosphatase, cytosolic isoform X1 translates to MDHSADAHRTDLMTITRFVLNEQSKHPESRGDFSILLSHIVLGCKFVCTAVNKAGLAKLLGLAGETNVQGEDQKKLDVLSNEVFIKALVSSGRTCILVSEEDEEATFVEPAKRGKYCVVFDPLDGSSNIDCGVSIGTIFGIYMIKDGHEPTLDDVLQPGKNMLAAGYCMYGSSCTLVLSTGSGVNGFTLDPSLGEFILTHPDIKIPKKGKIYSVNEGNAKNWDGPTTKYVQNCKYPTDGSSPKSLRYIGSMVADVHRTLLYGGIFLYPADKKSPNGKLRVLYEVFPMSFLMEQAGGQSFTGKQRALDLVPKKIHERAPIFLGSYDDVEEIKKLYATEEQK, encoded by the exons ATGGATCACTCGGCGGATGCACATAGGACTGATTTGATGACCATAACGAGGTTTGTGTTGAATGAGCAGAGTAAACATCCTGAATCCCGTGGTGACTTCTCTATCTTGCTCAGTCACATTGTTCTTGGTTGCAAGTTCGTCTGCACTGCTGTTAACAAG GCAGGTCTGGCCAAACTCTTAGGGCTTGCCGGTGAAACGAATGTGCAG GGAGAAGATCAAAAGAAACTGGATGTACTCTCAAATGAAGTATTTATCAAGGCTTTGGTTAGCAGTGGCCGAACA TGCATTCTTGTCTCTGAAGAAGACGAAGAGGCTACATTTGTGGAGCCAGCTAAACGTGGAAA ATACTGTGTAGTTTTTGATCCTCTTGATGGATCCTCGAACATCGATTGTGGCGTTTCTATTGGAACG ATCTTTGGGATTTACATGATCAAAGATGGTCATGAACCAACACTAGATGATGTCTTGCAACCTGGGAAGAACATGTTAGCTGCTGGATACTGCATGTATGGAAGTTCTTGTACG CTAGTTTTGAGCACTGGATCTGGAGTTAATGGTTTTACCCTTGATCCCTCTCTTGGCGAGTTCATTCTAACTCATCCTGACATCAAG ATTCCTAAGAAAGGGAAGATCTATTCAGTAAATGAAGGGAATGCCAAGAACTGGGATGGTCCAACAACCAA ATATGTGCAGAATTGCAAGTACCCCACCGATGGTTCTTCACCAAAATCTTTGAGATATATTGGAAG CATGGTTGCTGATGTTCATCGTACATTACTCTATGGTGGTATCTTCTTGTATCCAGCAGATAAGAAAAGCCCCAATGGGAAGCTGAG GGTTCTATACGAAGTATTTCCCATGTCATTTCTGATGGAACAAGCAGGAGGCCAATCATTTACCGGGAAGCAGAGG GCACTTGACCTAGTTCCAAAGAAGATACACGAACGCGCTCCTATATTCCTTGGTAGTTATGATGACGTTGAAGAGATCAAAAAGCTTTATGCTACTGAAGAGCAGAAATGA